The following proteins come from a genomic window of Pyxidicoccus sp. MSG2:
- a CDS encoding serine/threonine protein kinase — translation MTTTQPKRQPIPFGKYLLLDRINIGGMAEVWRGKQFGASGFERLVAIKRILPNIAEDEEFISMFIDEAKISVQLTHANIASIYELGHITSSYFISMEYIPGKDMRAIFDRCRKKGEPAPVPLVAFCVSKMCEGLDYAHRKKDGMGRDMNIVHRDISPQNILISYEGEVKVIDFGIAKAAGKATKTQAGILKGKFGYMSPEQIRGLPLDRRSDVFAIGVCLYEMLTGERLFVGDSDFSVLEKVRKAEVPPPSTYNRRIPEALEKIVLRALAKDVDERYQYASELGDDLQRFLITSETIFSRKDLMQYMKSTFAEEVEREKQRLIEYADIKPPDGMLAALEAASFNSTPGQSAAAAAANSAAAAAAAAAAAAPPPAALPVVPQVAPQPPRATAAMGAVTPGGNNANNGVRRSPTLAALPKLTAATAAPAPKEDEHLATQLVSSDHVFDDSPEPTTQPGANVGRAVTPLETRAVPPGGEDEESATGRTAVLSPPPTLAPSAPRLSQANMPVTVSPPPSPAMPPRASMSVPTLAPVDGPPPTLRPGRAPESQGLPRIVRDVPPPDMSQGMVRTSLPPDVSQGIPRSALPPDLGQGTSRPPPPPSMGPGARGARHEDEDDDQERPTAAVPALAGRGLDKRVALFGALGVLALLLLVGVGWAVSRPGTGYILVDLQGVPADARGSVKVLLDTQQVAVGKDTALLREVPAGQVMVVVSAENFKPFTKTVDVAKGKDVTPVQVVLESLSRTGSLMLDTEPEDAEVKVNGTVVRPQGRKDRYIKSVPITGQEWTVEVNAPEYKPASQKVAVSDDGPAEVSLKLKPTVVKVSVKVDSKPAGATIFVDGKDLGAVTPADIQVPAGARLIQLKLKCHDEAEVDVPESQSGQGAATARVSLKRQRGCR, via the coding sequence GTGACGACCACTCAACCGAAGCGGCAGCCCATCCCGTTTGGGAAGTACCTCCTTCTCGACCGCATCAACATCGGCGGCATGGCGGAGGTGTGGCGCGGGAAGCAGTTCGGCGCGAGCGGCTTCGAACGCCTCGTGGCCATCAAGCGCATCCTCCCGAACATCGCGGAGGACGAAGAGTTCATCTCGATGTTCATCGACGAGGCGAAGATCAGCGTCCAGCTGACCCACGCCAACATCGCGAGCATCTACGAGCTGGGCCACATCACCAGCAGCTACTTCATCTCGATGGAGTACATTCCCGGCAAGGACATGCGGGCGATTTTCGACCGCTGCCGGAAGAAGGGGGAGCCCGCGCCGGTGCCGCTGGTGGCCTTCTGCGTGTCCAAGATGTGCGAGGGCCTGGACTACGCCCACCGGAAGAAGGACGGGATGGGGCGGGACATGAACATCGTCCACCGCGACATCTCGCCGCAGAACATCCTCATCTCCTACGAGGGGGAGGTGAAGGTCATCGACTTCGGCATCGCCAAGGCGGCGGGCAAGGCCACCAAGACGCAGGCGGGCATCCTCAAGGGCAAGTTTGGCTACATGAGCCCGGAGCAGATCCGCGGCCTGCCGTTGGACCGGCGCTCGGACGTGTTCGCCATCGGCGTGTGCCTCTACGAGATGCTGACCGGTGAGCGCCTCTTCGTGGGCGACAGCGACTTCAGCGTCCTGGAGAAGGTGCGCAAGGCCGAGGTGCCGCCGCCCTCCACGTACAACCGGCGCATCCCGGAGGCCCTGGAGAAGATCGTCCTCAGGGCGCTCGCGAAGGACGTGGACGAGCGCTACCAGTACGCCAGCGAGCTGGGCGACGACCTGCAGCGCTTCCTCATCACCAGCGAGACCATCTTCAGCCGCAAGGACCTCATGCAGTACATGAAGTCCACCTTCGCGGAAGAGGTGGAGCGCGAGAAGCAGCGCCTCATCGAGTACGCCGACATCAAGCCGCCCGACGGGATGCTGGCCGCCCTGGAGGCCGCGTCCTTCAACAGCACGCCGGGCCAGTCCGCCGCCGCCGCTGCCGCCAATTCCGCCGCCGCTGCCGCCGCTGCCGCGGCAGCAGCAGCACCGCCTCCCGCGGCGCTTCCGGTGGTACCGCAGGTGGCCCCGCAGCCGCCGCGCGCGACGGCCGCCATGGGCGCGGTGACGCCTGGCGGGAACAACGCGAACAACGGCGTGCGCCGCTCGCCCACGCTGGCCGCGCTGCCCAAGCTGACGGCCGCCACCGCCGCGCCCGCGCCCAAGGAGGACGAGCACCTGGCCACGCAGTTGGTGTCCAGCGACCACGTCTTCGACGACAGCCCCGAGCCCACCACGCAGCCGGGCGCCAACGTCGGCCGTGCCGTCACCCCGCTGGAGACGCGGGCCGTGCCCCCCGGGGGCGAGGACGAGGAGTCCGCCACCGGCAGGACGGCCGTGTTGTCGCCGCCGCCCACGCTGGCACCCTCGGCGCCGCGCCTGTCCCAGGCGAACATGCCGGTCACGGTGTCGCCGCCGCCCTCGCCCGCCATGCCGCCGCGCGCGTCCATGAGCGTGCCCACGCTGGCGCCGGTGGACGGGCCGCCACCCACGCTGCGGCCCGGCCGGGCCCCCGAGAGCCAGGGGCTGCCGCGCATCGTCCGGGACGTGCCGCCGCCGGACATGTCGCAGGGCATGGTGCGCACGTCGCTGCCGCCGGATGTGTCTCAAGGGATTCCGCGCTCGGCGCTGCCGCCGGACCTGGGCCAGGGCACGTCGCGTCCGCCGCCGCCGCCCAGCATGGGGCCGGGCGCCCGGGGTGCCCGGCACGAGGACGAGGACGACGACCAGGAGCGGCCGACGGCCGCGGTGCCCGCGCTGGCGGGCCGGGGTCTGGACAAGCGCGTGGCGCTGTTCGGCGCGCTGGGCGTGCTGGCGCTGCTCTTGCTGGTCGGGGTCGGCTGGGCCGTCTCGCGGCCGGGCACCGGCTACATCCTGGTGGACCTGCAGGGCGTCCCGGCGGACGCCCGGGGCTCGGTGAAGGTGCTGCTGGACACGCAGCAGGTGGCCGTGGGCAAGGACACGGCGCTGCTGCGCGAGGTCCCCGCCGGCCAGGTGATGGTCGTGGTGAGCGCGGAGAACTTCAAGCCCTTCACGAAGACGGTGGACGTCGCCAAGGGCAAGGACGTCACCCCCGTCCAGGTGGTGCTGGAGAGCCTGTCGCGCACCGGCTCACTCATGCTCGACACCGAGCCCGAGGACGCCGAGGTGAAGGTGAACGGCACCGTGGTGCGCCCGCAGGGCCGCAAGGACCGCTACATCAAGAGCGTGCCCATCACCGGCCAGGAGTGGACGGTGGAGGTCAACGCTCCGGAGTACAAGCCGGCGTCGCAGAAGGTCGCCGTGTCCGACGATGGCCCGGCCGAGGTGAGCCTCAAGCTGAAGCCCACCGTGGTGAAGGTGTCCGTCAAGGTCGACTCCAAGCCGGCTGGCGCCACCATCTTCGTGGATGGCAAGGACCTGGGGGCCGTCACCCCGGCGGACATCCAGGTGCCCGCCGGCGCCCGGCTGATCCAGCTGAAGCTGAAGTGCCACGACGAGGCCGAGGTGGACGTGCCAGAGTCGCAGTCGGGGCAGGGAGCGGCGACCGCGCGGGTTTCCCTCAAGCGGCAGCGCGGCTGCCGTTAG
- a CDS encoding response regulator — MSEKRRILLIDDSEITLAMEKAVLEARGYEVVATSTLMEFEKTLQSWRPDLILTDIHMPEAKGTDICRTLKNEYGTQDIPIVLFSSLPDDELSKLAEQVGADGSLSKVNGLEAMGEKIDELVQSILW; from the coding sequence GTGTCCGAGAAGCGAAGAATCCTCCTGATTGACGACAGCGAAATCACGCTCGCCATGGAGAAGGCGGTGCTCGAGGCGCGGGGCTACGAGGTCGTCGCCACGTCGACCCTGATGGAGTTCGAGAAGACGCTCCAGAGCTGGCGGCCGGACCTCATCCTCACCGACATCCACATGCCCGAGGCCAAGGGCACGGACATCTGCCGCACGCTCAAGAACGAGTACGGCACACAGGACATCCCCATCGTCCTGTTCTCCAGCCTCCCGGACGACGAGCTGTCCAAGCTGGCCGAGCAGGTCGGCGCCGACGGCTCCCTGTCCAAGGTGAACGGGCTGGAGGCGATGGGCGAGAAGATCGACGAACTGGTGCAGAGCATCCTCTGGTGA
- a CDS encoding LysM peptidoglycan-binding domain-containing protein encodes MPPLPLLLLALASLPASEGAPPPMPPPPPGMRVLAADEKRLLTGEAPPAGSEPTAAEEPAPEEEEATSEEVEAESAELEEMRALEGAALDPQARPNAEVMQSLRRLGLANPLRMRMLDALDEPTFREDDTPAELPLITDLANFDVAQIQDRYDIPVEMQPLVAQYIQFFQGPGRRWFRKWMSRGARYMPVMQPILEQYGLPKDTVYLAMIESGFSANAYSWAHAAGPWQFISSTGKQYGLKQDFWVDERRDPIKATRAAASYLKDLKRELGHWYLAWAGYNTGSGRVRRMVERHGTSDFWVLSEERGLAKETKHYVPKLIAAALVAKNPSAFGFAEEEFEPEPVLEFDEVELTDAADLDVVARAAGVNVKLVQDLNPELRRWCTPPASTKNPYQLRVPRGAGTTFAENYKKMAPAERLAFRVHKVKRGDTLSQIAEKYGTASEAILQMNQLKSARTLKLGQELVIPVPTGKGGGGGTTGGALANKVAQARRSGVVVRPEDEVPAGAPKGPVAAGPVKTEKLNGRTRVTYGVQSGDSLWVVATKFNVSVDDLKKWNNLTRRNPTLQVGSLLYVWPEGTAATAQVQERSGTVVAKTVAAKAAGRTHALAEGETLWSVAQRYGVSVEDIMRWNNIKDHRTIPTGKLLNLSAP; translated from the coding sequence ATGCCGCCTCTTCCCCTCCTGCTGCTCGCCCTGGCCTCGCTCCCAGCCTCGGAGGGCGCCCCGCCTCCCATGCCTCCGCCTCCTCCAGGCATGCGGGTGCTGGCCGCGGACGAGAAGCGCCTCCTGACGGGCGAGGCCCCTCCCGCGGGCTCTGAGCCCACCGCCGCCGAGGAGCCCGCTCCCGAAGAGGAGGAGGCCACCAGCGAGGAGGTGGAAGCCGAATCCGCGGAGCTGGAGGAGATGCGCGCGCTGGAGGGCGCCGCGCTGGACCCGCAGGCGCGCCCCAACGCGGAGGTCATGCAGTCGCTGCGGCGGCTGGGGTTGGCCAACCCGCTGCGGATGCGGATGCTGGACGCGCTCGACGAGCCGACGTTCCGCGAGGACGACACGCCCGCGGAGCTGCCGCTCATCACCGACCTGGCCAACTTCGACGTGGCGCAGATTCAGGACCGCTACGACATCCCGGTGGAGATGCAGCCGCTGGTGGCCCAGTACATCCAGTTCTTCCAGGGCCCGGGCCGGCGCTGGTTCCGCAAGTGGATGTCGCGCGGCGCGCGGTACATGCCGGTGATGCAGCCGATTCTCGAGCAGTACGGGCTGCCGAAGGACACGGTGTACCTGGCGATGATTGAGAGCGGCTTCTCGGCCAACGCGTACTCGTGGGCGCACGCGGCGGGGCCGTGGCAGTTCATCTCCAGCACGGGCAAGCAGTACGGGCTGAAGCAGGACTTCTGGGTGGACGAGCGCAGAGACCCCATCAAGGCCACGCGCGCCGCGGCGTCGTACCTGAAGGACCTCAAGCGGGAGCTGGGGCACTGGTACCTGGCGTGGGCCGGGTACAACACGGGCTCCGGGCGCGTGCGGCGGATGGTGGAGCGGCACGGCACGAGCGACTTCTGGGTGCTCTCCGAGGAGCGCGGGCTGGCGAAGGAGACGAAGCACTACGTGCCCAAGCTCATCGCCGCGGCGCTGGTGGCGAAGAACCCGAGCGCCTTCGGCTTCGCGGAGGAGGAGTTCGAGCCCGAGCCGGTGCTCGAGTTCGACGAGGTGGAGCTGACGGACGCGGCGGACCTGGACGTGGTGGCGCGGGCGGCGGGGGTGAACGTCAAGCTGGTGCAGGACCTGAACCCGGAGCTGCGCCGCTGGTGCACGCCGCCGGCGAGCACGAAGAACCCGTACCAGCTGCGGGTGCCCCGGGGCGCGGGGACGACCTTCGCGGAGAACTACAAGAAGATGGCCCCCGCCGAGCGGCTGGCCTTCCGCGTCCACAAGGTGAAGCGCGGGGACACGCTGTCGCAGATTGCCGAGAAGTACGGCACCGCGTCCGAGGCCATCCTCCAGATGAACCAGCTCAAGTCGGCGCGCACGCTGAAGCTGGGCCAGGAGTTGGTGATTCCGGTGCCCACGGGCAAGGGCGGCGGTGGCGGCACGACGGGCGGCGCGCTGGCGAACAAGGTGGCGCAGGCGCGGCGCAGCGGCGTGGTGGTGCGGCCCGAGGACGAGGTCCCGGCGGGTGCGCCCAAGGGGCCCGTGGCCGCGGGGCCGGTGAAGACGGAGAAGCTCAACGGCCGCACGCGGGTGACGTACGGCGTGCAGTCCGGCGACAGCCTCTGGGTGGTGGCGACGAAGTTCAACGTGTCGGTGGACGACCTGAAGAAGTGGAACAACCTGACGCGGCGCAACCCGACGCTGCAGGTGGGCTCGCTGCTGTACGTGTGGCCGGAGGGCACTGCGGCCACGGCGCAGGTGCAGGAGCGCTCGGGCACGGTGGTGGCGAAGACGGTGGCGGCGAAGGCGGCCGGCCGGACGCACGCGCTGGCCGAGGGCGAGACGCTCTGGTCCGTGGCGCAGCGCTACGGCGTCTCCGTCGAGGACATCATGCGGTGGAACAACATCAAGGACCACCGCACCATCCCCACGGGCAAGCTGCTCAACCTGAGCGCGCCGTGA
- a CDS encoding cytochrome c family protein, which translates to MRRVLVAALLGASLAGCMRKESAPPTPPEAGTTTATAAAAPPTAASNNAPGAVLFVSADTRGYLGPCGCSENMRGGIARAASQVLEARKGPLPVLYIDGGNSLFGETELKAGQVPQEERKARALSDAMRLMGLAVRATGPLDETRGARFRQGLGLPELAPGTVKVLPAGARKVGVVAAQTPEQLVEASARARAEGADFVLALLDTTLDAAQAAVDRPGLKADVVVATRTASEFSGEQNKLVRAAVPVVALQSKGRSLLRVDLGYAPQPGAFTLLKGQGDTEREVAALDQRLALLDKDINLPGVDPKLKALKQGKRDELVARKQALLTAPSAPPGDTNGFTLRFVPLESGLPSNPDALTLVAAYDADVGKMNLAWAKEHGQDCPAPKKGQAAFVGSDTCRTCHEDAFPVWEKTKHSHAWETLEAQGKQFHLNCVSCHVTGYEQPGGVCRLDKVAGREDVGCESCHGPGSEHADAPSKDTIVASPGESVCITCHNPENSPHFDFATYLPRILGPGHGKPVDTRKSTP; encoded by the coding sequence ATGCGCCGCGTCCTCGTCGCCGCGCTGCTGGGCGCGTCGCTCGCCGGGTGCATGCGCAAGGAGTCGGCGCCGCCCACCCCCCCGGAAGCCGGCACGACCACGGCCACTGCGGCCGCCGCGCCCCCGACCGCGGCGTCCAACAACGCCCCGGGCGCCGTCCTCTTCGTCTCCGCGGACACGCGCGGCTACCTGGGCCCGTGCGGCTGCAGTGAGAACATGCGCGGCGGCATCGCCCGCGCGGCCTCGCAGGTGCTGGAGGCGCGCAAGGGTCCCCTGCCCGTCCTCTACATCGACGGCGGCAACAGCCTCTTCGGCGAGACCGAACTGAAAGCCGGCCAGGTGCCCCAGGAGGAGCGAAAAGCCAGGGCCCTGTCGGACGCCATGCGGCTGATGGGCCTGGCCGTGCGCGCCACCGGCCCGCTGGACGAGACGCGCGGCGCGCGGTTCCGCCAGGGCCTGGGGCTGCCGGAACTGGCGCCCGGTACGGTGAAGGTGCTGCCCGCGGGCGCGCGCAAGGTGGGCGTGGTGGCGGCCCAGACGCCGGAGCAACTGGTGGAGGCCAGCGCCCGGGCCCGCGCGGAAGGGGCGGACTTCGTGCTCGCCCTGCTGGACACCACGCTGGACGCGGCCCAGGCCGCGGTGGACCGGCCGGGGCTGAAGGCGGACGTGGTGGTGGCCACCCGCACCGCCTCGGAGTTCAGCGGCGAGCAGAACAAGCTGGTGCGCGCCGCGGTGCCGGTGGTCGCCTTGCAGAGCAAGGGGCGCTCACTGCTGCGCGTGGACCTGGGCTACGCGCCCCAGCCGGGCGCCTTCACCCTGCTGAAGGGCCAGGGCGACACCGAGCGCGAGGTGGCGGCACTGGACCAGCGGCTCGCGCTGCTGGACAAGGACATCAACCTCCCCGGCGTGGACCCGAAGCTGAAGGCGCTGAAGCAGGGCAAGCGGGATGAGTTGGTGGCGCGCAAGCAGGCGCTGCTGACGGCGCCCTCCGCGCCCCCCGGCGACACCAACGGCTTCACGCTGCGCTTCGTCCCGCTGGAGTCCGGCCTGCCCTCGAATCCGGACGCGCTGACGCTGGTGGCGGCGTACGACGCGGACGTGGGGAAGATGAACCTCGCGTGGGCGAAGGAGCACGGCCAGGACTGCCCCGCGCCGAAGAAGGGCCAGGCGGCCTTCGTGGGCAGCGACACGTGCCGCACCTGCCACGAGGACGCCTTCCCCGTCTGGGAGAAGACCAAGCACTCCCACGCGTGGGAGACGCTGGAGGCCCAGGGCAAGCAGTTCCACCTCAACTGCGTGAGCTGCCACGTGACGGGCTATGAGCAGCCCGGCGGCGTGTGCCGCCTGGACAAGGTGGCGGGCCGCGAGGACGTGGGCTGCGAGAGCTGCCACGGCCCGGGCTCGGAGCACGCGGACGCGCCCTCCAAGGACACCATCGTCGCCTCCCCGGGCGAGTCGGTGTGCATCACCTGCCACAACCCGGAGAACTCGCCCCACTTCGACTTCGCGACCTACCTGCCGCGAATCCTGGGGCCGGGGCACGGAAAGCCGGTGGATACCCGGAAGTCGACGCCGTAG
- a CDS encoding L,D-transpeptidase family protein, whose product MTTTLPPQDSRSLLPLPASQDVPPTEGGTPEARHAAPRPLPLQVNASQPLDGRPLYGTLADTRVSSSLPRLPEPPSNARFTGLPQLADVASGQQVLGPGTKGDGLRAVQSALLDLGFSLHGGPDGRHGQQTERALRNFQVHAARTFPTVRPTGTLDAATLRALDALAPAPGARGQSRGLPSAFYDGQPVRVVVALREHRTFLFDSEGRLVDIFPNATGTAATPTRTGLKVVRAKLDQAAAEAAGARLWNDRHVFGARILDLSWADGRHSGEELHGTNAPVLLGADVSHGCIRHSNEAVLVLHDALSAGDRVAIVEHVDDPHLGVPVPVS is encoded by the coding sequence ATGACCACCACCCTTCCGCCGCAAGACTCCCGCTCGCTGCTCCCCCTTCCCGCCTCGCAGGACGTGCCGCCGACGGAAGGCGGCACGCCCGAGGCCCGGCACGCCGCACCGAGGCCGCTTCCGCTTCAGGTGAATGCCAGCCAACCGCTGGATGGCCGTCCGCTCTACGGGACGCTTGCCGACACGCGCGTCTCGTCCTCCCTGCCCCGCCTGCCGGAGCCGCCGTCCAACGCCCGCTTCACCGGCCTGCCGCAGCTCGCGGACGTGGCCTCGGGGCAACAGGTATTGGGGCCGGGCACGAAGGGAGACGGCCTGCGCGCCGTGCAGTCGGCACTGCTCGACCTGGGCTTCTCGCTCCACGGCGGCCCGGATGGCCGCCATGGCCAGCAGACGGAGCGGGCGCTCCGCAACTTCCAGGTCCACGCCGCGCGCACCTTCCCCACCGTGCGGCCCACGGGCACGCTGGACGCCGCCACCCTGCGCGCACTGGACGCCCTGGCCCCGGCTCCAGGCGCACGAGGCCAGTCCCGGGGCCTGCCCTCCGCCTTCTACGACGGCCAGCCCGTCCGCGTGGTGGTGGCCCTGCGCGAGCACCGGACCTTCCTCTTCGACTCGGAGGGGCGCCTCGTGGACATCTTCCCCAACGCCACCGGCACCGCCGCCACGCCGACGCGCACGGGGCTCAAGGTGGTGCGCGCGAAGCTGGACCAGGCCGCCGCCGAGGCCGCGGGCGCACGGCTCTGGAACGACAGGCACGTCTTCGGCGCGCGCATCCTCGATTTGTCCTGGGCGGACGGGCGCCACTCGGGAGAGGAGCTGCATGGAACCAACGCCCCCGTCCTACTGGGCGCGGACGTGTCCCACGGCTGCATCCGTCACTCGAACGAGGCGGTGCTCGTGCTCCACGACGCGCTCTCCGCGGGGGACCGCGTGGCCATCGTGGAGCACGTGGACGACCCGCACCTGGGTGTCCCGGTGCCGGTGTCCTGA
- a CDS encoding ATP-binding protein: MSKVRKVNKADPLADLPRWAQQLARKYYTKTVSTFLLYGAVRDLQPLQMEDGSRGFGTLKTFLSEELFGGRDHVLFYDRSSGVRSATPETQKDLMRTMSGYDAMYGTDYAKVMPRDPGRALQILENFLRMRVSEGKSLALIIDFAETLVPGGEISHLSTEDRFVLATLDKWAHDPQFLAGDVSVVLLAENLADISPRISRNPYAAPIELPLPNEEERLEYVRYKLEGKRLQSLSDVPLAGLAKMTAGLSRINLDRVLTEALEREVRITPELLKEKKKEIIQAECHGLLEFIEPSHSLDSVAGHTKAKEMLRQAASALKKGRMEVMPMGYLLTGPVGTGKTFMVSCFAGEIGIPVVKFLNFRSQWQGVTESNLEKIFNLLKALWPVAVMIDEADTFLGNRDSGGDSGTSSRVFGSIASFMGNTQYRGKIVWFLMTARPDLLPIDLKRQGRAEEHIALFYPQSDAERDELFKVMSKKTGVSVEGVDSFAALIPEGIRAFSGADIEAVMVRSKFRALAAGRESVGKDDVAAVLADFVPPSYPLEIELQNLVAVQECTSRELLPEGFRKLDRDFITRRVRELKALLEG, translated from the coding sequence GTGAGCAAGGTGCGCAAGGTCAACAAGGCGGATCCGCTGGCGGATCTTCCCCGCTGGGCGCAGCAGCTGGCCCGGAAGTACTACACGAAGACGGTCAGCACCTTCCTGCTGTACGGGGCCGTGCGCGACTTGCAGCCCCTGCAGATGGAGGACGGCAGCCGCGGCTTCGGCACCCTGAAGACGTTCCTCTCCGAGGAGCTCTTCGGCGGCCGGGACCACGTCCTCTTCTACGACCGCTCGTCCGGCGTCCGCTCCGCCACCCCGGAGACGCAGAAGGACCTGATGCGGACGATGTCCGGCTACGACGCCATGTACGGCACGGACTACGCCAAGGTCATGCCGAGAGATCCGGGCCGGGCGCTCCAGATCCTGGAGAACTTCCTCCGCATGCGCGTGAGCGAGGGCAAGTCCCTGGCGCTCATCATCGACTTCGCGGAGACGCTGGTGCCGGGCGGGGAGATTTCCCACCTGTCCACCGAGGACCGCTTCGTGCTGGCCACGCTGGACAAGTGGGCGCATGACCCGCAGTTCCTCGCGGGCGACGTCTCCGTCGTCCTGCTCGCGGAGAACCTGGCGGACATCTCCCCGCGCATCAGCCGCAACCCCTACGCGGCGCCGATTGAATTGCCCCTCCCCAACGAGGAGGAGCGGCTGGAGTACGTGCGCTACAAGCTGGAGGGCAAGCGGCTGCAGTCGCTGTCGGACGTGCCGCTGGCGGGCCTGGCGAAGATGACGGCGGGCCTGTCCCGCATCAACCTGGACCGCGTCCTCACCGAAGCGCTGGAGCGCGAGGTGCGGATTACTCCGGAGCTCCTCAAGGAGAAGAAGAAGGAAATCATCCAGGCGGAGTGCCACGGCCTGCTGGAGTTCATCGAGCCGTCGCACTCGCTGGACTCGGTGGCCGGGCACACCAAGGCCAAGGAGATGCTGCGGCAGGCCGCCAGTGCCCTGAAGAAGGGACGGATGGAGGTGATGCCCATGGGCTACCTGCTCACCGGACCGGTGGGCACGGGCAAGACGTTCATGGTGAGCTGCTTCGCCGGGGAGATTGGCATCCCCGTGGTGAAGTTCCTCAACTTCCGCAGCCAGTGGCAGGGCGTCACCGAGTCCAACCTGGAGAAGATCTTCAACCTGCTCAAGGCCCTGTGGCCGGTGGCGGTGATGATCGACGAGGCGGACACCTTCCTGGGCAACCGCGACTCCGGCGGTGACTCGGGGACGAGCAGCCGCGTGTTCGGCTCCATCGCCTCCTTCATGGGCAACACGCAGTACCGCGGGAAGATTGTCTGGTTCCTGATGACGGCCCGCCCGGACCTGCTGCCCATCGACCTCAAGCGCCAGGGCCGCGCCGAGGAGCATATTGCCCTCTTCTACCCGCAGTCGGACGCGGAGCGGGACGAGCTCTTCAAGGTCATGTCCAAGAAGACGGGCGTGTCGGTGGAGGGCGTGGACTCGTTCGCCGCGCTGATTCCGGAGGGCATCCGCGCCTTCAGCGGCGCGGACATCGAGGCCGTCATGGTGCGCTCGAAGTTCCGCGCGCTGGCGGCGGGCCGCGAGTCGGTGGGCAAGGATGACGTGGCCGCGGTGCTGGCGGACTTCGTGCCCCCCAGCTACCCGCTCGAAATCGAGCTGCAGAACCTGGTGGCGGTGCAGGAGTGCACCAGCCGCGAGCTGCTGCCCGAGGGCTTCCGCAAGCTGGACCGCGACTTCATCACCCGCCGCGTGCGCGAGCTGAAGGCGCTGCTCGAGGGGTAG
- a CDS encoding mechanosensitive ion channel family protein, with product MMHRDSWGLRALVLACVLWSLPAAALNNGLGQPPPSVDRQTPYSTVQGFLSAAHRGDYALAAHYLDLDFIPRAEQAERGFQLARRLKFVMDRKLAVDLSSLSKAPEGDAENARTDLLGTIPLEGANVPIRVQRVTAEGALVWVFSESTVKQVDPLFAEYGPTVAEFLPPVFFSDTVLGLEPWQWLGLLVTLLGSLVVAVVSERLLLAFALRLARWTRITWDDDLVAAGKGPLKLVVFAALLVAGTSFLRLPAPVQGFFNRVGYSLGVISLAWFILRFLRVSAAFVQKRVSVEMKDASRARSVSTQLVVLRSIFEVATYVIAAALLLIQFEVVRSVGVSLLASAGIAGLVLGLAAQKSISTLLAGIQLSITQPIRIGDTVIVENEFGTVEEITLTYVVLRVWDQRRLVIPITQFLDKPFQNWSKGSPEMLGAITLQVDYFTDIDALRAELTRILQTEGKQMWDGRVGNVVVLDVLDRTLTIRALVSVANSDLLFDLRALVRERMVEFLRVNPQWLPITRTEARQVPPPQPPSSDTKEPPAPPTPPRA from the coding sequence ATGATGCACCGTGACAGTTGGGGCCTGAGAGCCCTCGTCCTCGCCTGCGTCTTGTGGAGCCTGCCCGCCGCCGCGCTCAACAACGGCCTGGGGCAGCCTCCGCCCTCCGTGGACCGGCAGACGCCCTACTCGACGGTCCAGGGCTTCCTGTCCGCCGCCCACCGGGGTGACTACGCCCTGGCCGCCCACTACCTGGACCTGGACTTCATCCCCCGCGCCGAGCAGGCGGAGCGCGGCTTCCAGCTCGCCCGCCGGCTGAAGTTCGTGATGGACCGGAAGCTGGCGGTGGACCTGTCCTCCCTGAGCAAGGCGCCGGAAGGGGACGCGGAGAACGCGCGGACGGACCTGCTCGGCACCATCCCCCTGGAGGGCGCCAACGTGCCCATCCGTGTCCAGCGGGTGACGGCGGAGGGCGCGCTGGTGTGGGTGTTCAGCGAGTCCACGGTGAAGCAGGTGGACCCGCTCTTCGCGGAGTACGGCCCCACCGTCGCCGAGTTCCTGCCGCCCGTCTTCTTCTCCGACACGGTGCTGGGGCTGGAGCCGTGGCAGTGGCTGGGCCTGCTGGTGACGCTGCTGGGCAGCCTGGTGGTGGCGGTGGTGTCGGAGCGGTTGCTGCTGGCGTTCGCCCTGAGGCTGGCGCGCTGGACGCGCATCACCTGGGACGACGACCTGGTGGCCGCGGGCAAGGGGCCCCTCAAGCTGGTCGTCTTCGCGGCGCTGCTTGTCGCCGGCACCTCGTTCCTGCGCCTGCCGGCCCCGGTGCAGGGGTTCTTCAACCGGGTGGGCTACTCGCTGGGTGTCATCTCCCTGGCGTGGTTCATCCTGCGCTTCCTCCGGGTGTCCGCCGCCTTCGTGCAGAAGCGGGTGTCGGTGGAGATGAAGGACGCCTCGCGCGCGCGCAGCGTCAGCACCCAGCTGGTGGTGCTGCGCTCCATCTTCGAGGTGGCCACCTACGTCATCGCCGCCGCGCTGCTGCTCATCCAGTTCGAGGTGGTGCGCAGCGTGGGCGTGTCGCTGCTGGCCTCCGCCGGCATCGCCGGCCTGGTGCTCGGCCTCGCGGCGCAGAAGTCCATCTCCACGCTGCTGGCCGGCATCCAGCTCTCCATCACCCAGCCCATCCGCATCGGCGACACCGTCATCGTGGAGAACGAGTTCGGCACCGTGGAGGAAATCACCCTCACCTACGTGGTGCTGCGCGTGTGGGACCAGCGCCGCCTGGTCATCCCCATCACCCAGTTCCTGGACAAGCCCTTCCAGAACTGGAGCAAGGGGAGCCCGGAGATGCTCGGCGCCATCACCCTCCAGGTGGACTACTTCACCGACATCGACGCCCTGCGCGCGGAGCTGACGCGCATCCTGCAGACCGAGGGGAAGCAGATGTGGGATGGCCGGGTGGGCAACGTGGTGGTGCTGGACGTGCTGGACCGCACGCTCACCATCCGGGCCCTGGTGAGCGTGGCCAACTCGGACCTGCTCTTCGATTTGCGCGCCCTGGTGCGGGAGCGGATGGTGGAGTTCCTGCGCGTCAACCCGCAGTGGCTGCCGATTACCCGCACCGAGGCCCGCCAGGTGCCCCCGCCGCAGCCGCCGTCGTCCGACACCAAGGAGCCGCCCGCCCCCCCGACGCCTCCCCGGGCCTGA